From the Rhinatrema bivittatum chromosome 3, aRhiBiv1.1, whole genome shotgun sequence genome, one window contains:
- the LOC115088690 gene encoding olfactory receptor 1G1-like, whose translation MEPQNWTTVTEFLLLGFSDLPEHQISLFVLFFTMYLINLLGNTIMITLIATDHHLHTPMYFFISNLSFVDMCFSSVTVPQMLINIFSENKAISYTSCMAQLSFFINFNGIEVVLLAVMAYDRYVAICNPLHYPMLMNKKICLCLLGVCWLSGALNSLLHTILMCRLSFCSSNKIIHFFCDMPPLFKLSCTDTSLNELMIFTEGSLFDMVPFLFIIVSYIRIISTIFKTSSVSRRSKAFSTCSSHMITVTLYYGSIFFMYFRPSTSYSLEYDRVASVIYTTLTPMLNSFIYSLRNKDVKVALKRAISEKILQRVCSVA comes from the coding sequence ATGGAGCCACAAAATTGGACAACTGTGACAGAGTTTCTACTCTTGGGGTTCTCGGACCTCCCAGAACATCAGATTTCTCTCTTTGTGCTGTTCTTCACCATGTATTTGATCAACCTACTAGGGAACACAATAATGATTACTTTAATTGCCACTGATCATCACCTTCACACTCCCATGTATTTTTTCATCAGTAACTTGTCCTTTGTGGACATGTGTTTCAGCTCAGTCACTGTACCACAGATGCTAATCAATATCTTCTCGGAAAATAAAGCCATTTCATACACTTCTTGCATGGCACAATTATCCTTCTTCATTAACTTTAATGGTATTGAAGTGGTGCTGCTTGCTGTCATGGCCTATGATCGGTATGTGGCCATCTGTAACCCTTTGCACTACCCCATGctcatgaataaaaaaatatgtctTTGTCTACTGGGAGTGTGTTGGCTCAGCGGAGCTCTGAATTCCTTGTTACACACCATCTTGATGTGTCGTttgtccttctgcagttccaaCAAGATCATTCACTTCTTCTGTGATATGCCTCCACTATTCAAGCTTTCCTGCACAGACACATCCCTCAATGAGTTGATGATATTCACAGAGGGATCCCTGTTTGACATGGTGCCTTTTTTGTTTATCATTGTTTCTTATATTCGCATTATCTCTACCATATTCAAAACATCTTCTGTGTCTAGAAGGTccaaagccttctccacctgttCTTCTCACATGATAACTGTCACTTTGTATTATGGAAgcatattttttatgtatttccgCCCCTCAACCAGTTACTCACTGGAATATGACCGTGTGGCCAGTGTGATTTACACGACATTAACACCTATGTTGAACTCTTTTATCTACAGTTTGAGGAACAAGGATGTTAAAGTGGCCCTGAAGAGAGCAATAAGTGAAAAAATATTGCAGAGGGTTTGTTCTGTTGCCTAA